The sequence AAAATAAAAGCAGACTACAATACCAACAATTTTATTTATGGACTAAGTGGTTATGTGGGTTGGGGAGCGACCTCACTCTATGTAAAATATGACCTAAATACCATTTTTAAAAACAACCCAGTGGATCAACAAAACATTTCATTGGGTCTAAGACTTGATTTGGAATAGCCAAAACGAATTCATGATTCGATTGTTTATTTAACCTGCACGGATTATTAAAATTAGTGCAGGTTTCTTTTTATATATTGCTATTTTTACCGCCAAGCTACGCCCAATTAATTTTAACATTTTTCAATTAACTTGATTTCCAGAATAACCATAGACAAAATTTTTGAAACCGCCAGAGTAGAGGAGGTTATCGGCGATTTTGTACAACTAAAAAAATCTGGAACCAACTACAAAGGCCTCAGCCCTTTTACTGACGAGCGTTCGCCAAGCTTTATGGTTAGTCCTGTGAAACAAATTTGGAAGGATTTCAGTAGTGGAAAAGGCGGGACCGTGGTTTCATTTTTAATGGAACACGAACATTTTACCTATCCCGAAGCCATTAAATTTCTAGCGAAAAAGTACGGAATTGAAATTGAAGAAACTGAACAGACTTCCGAAGATAAAGAACAAGCCAACGAACGTGAAAGCTTGTATTTGGTCAGCGAATTCGCAAAGGAATATTTTCATACCACATTATTAAAAACGGAAGAAGGCAAAGCCATCGGGCTATCCTACTTCAAAGAAAGGGGTTTTACAGATGAAACCATCAAAAAATTTGACCTTGGTTATTCGCCCGATTCTTGGGATGCTTTTACAAGTCACGCTATAAAAAAAGGCTATAAACTTGAATTCCTTGAGAAAACGGGTCTTTCAATTGTAAAAGAAGAAAAACAATTCGACCGTTTTAAGGGAAGAGTTATGTTCCCAATAGTAAGTATGAGCGGTCGCACGCTTGGTTTTGGAGGAAGAATTTTGACTTCAGATAAAAAAGCTGCGAAATATCTCAACTCTCCTGAAAGCGATATTTACCATAAAAGCAAAGTGCTTTACGGAATCTTTCACGCCAAACAAAGCATCGCCAAGGAAGATAATTGCTACTTGGTTGAAGGTTATACAGACGTTATTCAGTTTCATCAAACAGGAATACACAACGTCGTTTCTTCATCGGGAACGGCTTTAACTTCAGAACAGATTCGTCTTGTAAATAGGCTGACAAAAAACATAACCGTTCTTTTTGACGGTGATACAGCTGGTTTGCGAGCATCACTTCGCGGTATCGACCTGATTTTGGAACAGGGAATGAACGTAAAAATCTGCACTTTTCCCGAAGGAGAAGATCCAGACAGTTTTTCCCGTAAAAATTCGTTGGAAGAACTCACGCTTTATTTAGAAGAAAACGCCAAGGATTTCATCACTTTTAAAGCTTCGTTACTCGCTAAGGATGCAAAAAATGACCCGATAAAAAAGAGCGAGACCATTCACGATATGGTTAACAGCATCGCGAAGATTCCTGATGTTATAAAGCGCGAAGTATATATAAAGGAGTGTTCTCGAATTATGGATATTTCGGAACAAGTGCTTTTCAATACCCTTGCACAGGTTCTTCGGAAGGAGCAAAAAGACGCTTCAAAAAGAGCTGAAGTTCCGCAGGAAGCTTTTGAAGTTATTTCTTCAGAAAAAAAGATTGAAAAGGTTGATGTTCAGTTTCAGTTAGAACAAAAAATAATTCAGTTGTTGCTGCTTTATGGCGATGTTGAAGAAGATTTTGAGGAATTAATTATGGAAACGGACGAAAAAGGAGAAATCATTTTAAAGCCAGAAATACATAAATCGCGTGTTTTTGAAAAAATTTATCTCGATTTGCAGGAAGATGAAATTGAATTTATGAATCCCGAATTCAAAGATTTATATTTTGAAGTAGTTAACCGTTTCAACCAAAATCCAGAAGCAAAAGCAGAGACTTTCGTTACTGAATTGAATCCTGAAATGGCTTCTGCCGTTACCAATTTTTTGATGGAGGAAGAACGATATTCACTCAGTGATTGGGAGCGTAAGGAAATTTATGTGAAGAAAAAAGAACTAACCATTGCTCAAATGGTTAGCGAAACCATACTAAATCTGCGCCGTCACCTGGTTTCCCAAAAAATATCTGAACTTTCCGAAGTTATGAAGCAAGAAGATAATCCTGAAAAAGAGTCTGGATTACAGGAAATTGTGGATTACATTAGTCTTAAAAAGGTGCTTTCCAATAAATTGAATAGGGTGCTTTAAATTAATTAAACTGAAAAATCCGAGCTTGGTGAATCATTTCTGCCAAATTTGTAACATTCAATTTTTTCAACAGCCGTGTTTTATAAGTACTCACAGTTTTTTCGTTTATTTCTAAAAGTGTGGCTATGTCTTTGTTGCGCTTTCCGGTGGAAAGTAGGTTGAGTACTTCAATCTCCCTAGTTGATAGTTTTTTATATCGCTCTTGAATGCTGTTTTTGTTAACAGATTTATTTTTAAGTGTAGCCTCAATTTCTTTTGTTAAAAACACTTTTCCTAAAGCAATACATTTTATAGCTTCAAGAAAAACAGTTTCTGAAGCGGTTTTTGGAATATACCCAGACGCACCAGATTTTATGGAGCGAAGTGCGTAAATTTGTTCTGAGTGTGATGAAAAAATAACAATTTTTGTAAATGGAAATTCTTCACGCATATTACGAAGAGCCTGAAAGCCATTAATTTCAGGAATCTTAAGCTCCAAAATCAAAATGTCTGGGCGTTCTTTTCTTAAACATTTTGACAATTCTGAACCATGTGATACTCTTCCAACTATGGAATATTCATTTACACTATTCAGCAAAACTTCAGCTCCTTTTCTGATAATGGGATGATAATCTGCTATTACAATTTTTGTCATCTTTTTGAAATTATATATTCTTTTCAATTAAAAAATCACAGATTTTCGAAGGCTGTGCTTTTTAAACCAAGTAATATTAATACTACATTTTGAAAATATAAAATCTTAAAGAAAAGAATAATGAACCTTTCGTTGAATGGTTAAATTATTCGGCAACTAACAGGTTTACAGGATTTCATTAGGAATCTCACAAACTGGAATAGGGTTCATTTTGTGTTGATTGGCCTTATTTAACCGATTGAAAAGATTGAAAACCACTTGTTGTCTTCCGGAAAAGTCGGCGCTACTTTTATCATCCTCGACCATTTTCATAGCCCATTCCAGTTCGTCATAGCTTGCGCCAAGTTGGTCCTCGTCAGAACGATCATCCCCGAACAAGCCGTCCGTTGGTGCAGCCTTCATAATTGAAGCTGGAATGTTCAGTGCTTCGCCAATTTTGTAAACTTCACTTTTCATTAAATCTGCAATGGGGCTTAAATCTACACCGCCGTCACCATATTTTGTGTAAAAACCCACGCCAAAATCCTCAATTTTGTTACCCGTTCCCGCTACCAAATAACGATGTAGGCCTGCAAAATAGTAAATCGTCGTCATCCGCAATCTGGCGCGTGTGTTGGCCAGGGAAAGATCAAGGTTGGTGTCATTACTGGTTTGCGGTACTTCGGTTTTAAATTGTTCAAAGACCGAAGTTAGATTTACTTCTGTATTGCTTACGTTTGCAAATTTTTCCTTTAAAAACTGAATGTGCTCGCGTCCACGAGTCACTTGGTTAGGCGCTTGATGAATGGGCATTTCTACACAAAGTGTCCGCATTCCTGTTTTTGCACAAAGTGCAGAAGTTACTGCGGAATCGATTCCGCCGCTAATTCCTACCACAAAACCGTCCATTTTTGCGTTTACTGCGTAATTTTTCAACCAATTTACTATGTGATCTATAACTTTTTCGGTTTGCATGATTCTTCTATTTTTTTGTGACTTATTAGTTTAAATCCCAGCCTTAAAGAGAGCCTTTTGTTCTCACCTTTAGGAGATGGTGGTAAAAACTTTTAACTTTTAAACTCCTAAACTTTTAAACTCTTTCTACAATCAAGTACCTTTGCCGCGCAAAAGTTGTTAAAGATAAAATTAATAAAAAGGAATGGCGTTAACCAACTATAACATTTTTTCTACTATGAAGTATTGGGTATTGGTTATTTTGAGTGTTTTTCTTTTTTCTTGCAACAACGAAAGCAAAGTTGAGAAGGAGATTGAAAAAATTCCTATGGATGTTGAAATTATTCGTTTCGATAAAGAATTTGCACACGCTACGCTATCAGATCTTCCGAAGTTGAAAGCAGAATTTCCAGCATTCTTTCCAAAGCAGTACAACGACAGTATCTGGGTTGAAAAGTTGACGGATACGCTTCAAGATCAGCTTGAAGAAGAAGTGTTAAAACTATATTCAAAAGATGAAGTGTTGAATGAAGTGATCGTGCCGCTTTTTCAACATATAAAATATTATTTTCCAAATTTTGAGACTCCGCTTGTAATCGCGACAACTTCAGACGTAGATTATCGCAACAAAGTGATCTTGGCAGATAATATGCTAATTATTGGTTTGGACAACTATTTAGGAGCTGATCATCATTTTTATGAAGGGATAGATAAATATGTTTCCAAGGAAATGAAGGCGTCTCAAATAAGCCCAGACATTGCGGAAACCTATGCGCGACAATACATAAAGCCACCGACGAAAGCTTCGTTTTTGGGTCAAATTGTTTACTTCGGAAAGGAGCTTTATTTGAAAGATTTATGGCTTCCAAACATTTCTGATGCAGAAAAAATAGGTTATACGGAAGAAGAATATCAATGGGCCGAAGAAAATGAAGAATATATGTGGCGGTATTTTGTGGAGAAGGAATTGCTTTATAGTACAGACCCAAAACTTGGTGCCCGATTTATAAGTCCTGCGCCATTTTCAAAATTCTATCTTGAAATAGACAACGACTCTCCAGGAATGTTGGGGCGTTATTTAGGTTGGAAAATTGTGCGCGCCTATATGGAAAACAATGACACAGACGTTCAGCAATTGATGGTTGCTGATGCAGAAGAAATATTTAAAAATTCAAAATACAAACCAAAGAAATAATGGCAGTAAAACATACTTCACAAATAAACCTAACAGTTGCAATCGACGAAAATAAAATTCCAGAAAAAATTCACTGGACAGCTGAAGATGGAGGCGTTACAAACGAAGAATCCAAAGCAGTAATGCTTTCAGTTTGGGACAGCAAGAAAAAAGAATCACTAAGAATAGATCTTTGGACAAAAGATATGCCGGTTGACGAGATGAAAATTTTCTTTCACCAAACCTTAAGCGCAATGGCAGACACGTTTCAGCGTGCTACAAATGATGACAAAATGAGCGACACCATGAGGGATTTTTGTGAGTATTTTGCTGAAAAGTTAGAGTTGAAGCGGGATAAATAAAACTAGAATTCGGAAGCTTGAATTGAACTATTAAGTTTATTAATATATTTTAAAACTTCATCCCGTCCTGTAGATTCGCTAGCGGAAGTAACAAAGTATTGGGGCATTTCTTCCCAAGTCTCTAGCATTTTTTTGGTGTAGACTTCAATGTTTCTTTCCAAAGCTTTGGGTTTCTCCTTATCCGCTTTTGTGAAAATTATATTGAAGGGAATTCCACTTTCGCCCATCCATTCCATAAACTCTAAGTCGATTGGTTGAGGTTCGTGGCGGCAATCTACCAAAACAAAGGCGAGTACCATTTGCTCTCTTTTTTCAAAATAATTGGTGATAAATTTCTGAAAAACCTTTTTGCTGCTTTTTGAAACGCGAGCATAACCATACCCAGGTAAATCTACTAAATACCAGCTTTTATTGATAATGAAGTGATTGATAAGTTGTGTTTTTCCAGGTCTTCCTGAAGTTTTTGCCAAGCTTTTACGCAGCATCAACATATTGATGAGGGAAGATTTCCCCACGTTGCTTCGGCCAATGAATGCGTATTCCGGTAAACGGTCTTTTGGACATTTGGTAACATCACTGTTACTCATCAAAAATTCCGAGGATTTAATGTGCATTTTTTTAGTTATAAGTTATATCGAAGAATACCTTTTGACAAGTCCACCAATGCTTTTTATTGTCGGGAAAACTTTAAATTAAAATTTTCTCTTTTCCAACCAAGAATTAAGCAGTTTATTAAATTCATTTGGATGCTCCATCATTGCGGCGTGGCCACATTTGTCAATCCAAAAAAGTTCAGAATCTGGTAAGAGTTCATCAAACTCTACGGCAACTTCGGGAGGTGTAACATTGTCGTTTTTACCCCAGATTATACAGGTTGGCGTGTGCATTTTAGGAAGATCCTTCGCCATATTGTGCCTAATTGCGCTTTTGGCAATAGCAAGGGTTCGGATTAATTTGTTTCGGTCGTTTACGGTTTCATAAACATCATCCACAATTTCTTTTGTAGCAACAGCAGGATCGTAAAAAACGTTCTCAGCTTTTTGTTTAATGTATTCGTAATCACCACGTTTTGGATAGCTTTCGCCCATTGCACTTTCGTAAAGGCCTGAACTTCCTGTGATGATTAAAGCTTTCACTTTTTCAGGATACATTTTTGTGCAAAGTAAACCAATGTGTCCGCCCAATGAATTACCCAGTAAAATAACTTCGTCGTAACCCAAATGATCGATGAATTGCGAAACGTATTTTGCAAAAT comes from Aequorivita sublithincola DSM 14238 and encodes:
- a CDS encoding response regulator; this translates as MTKIVIADYHPIIRKGAEVLLNSVNEYSIVGRVSHGSELSKCLRKERPDILILELKIPEINGFQALRNMREEFPFTKIVIFSSHSEQIYALRSIKSGASGYIPKTASETVFLEAIKCIALGKVFLTKEIEATLKNKSVNKNSIQERYKKLSTREIEVLNLLSTGKRNKDIATLLEINEKTVSTYKTRLLKKLNVTNLAEMIHQARIFQFN
- the nadE gene encoding NAD(+) synthase produces the protein MQTEKVIDHIVNWLKNYAVNAKMDGFVVGISGGIDSAVTSALCAKTGMRTLCVEMPIHQAPNQVTRGREHIQFLKEKFANVSNTEVNLTSVFEQFKTEVPQTSNDTNLDLSLANTRARLRMTTIYYFAGLHRYLVAGTGNKIEDFGVGFYTKYGDGGVDLSPIADLMKSEVYKIGEALNIPASIMKAAPTDGLFGDDRSDEDQLGASYDELEWAMKMVEDDKSSADFSGRQQVVFNLFNRLNKANQHKMNPIPVCEIPNEIL
- the gldC gene encoding gliding motility protein GldC; the protein is MAVKHTSQINLTVAIDENKIPEKIHWTAEDGGVTNEESKAVMLSVWDSKKKESLRIDLWTKDMPVDEMKIFFHQTLSAMADTFQRATNDDKMSDTMRDFCEYFAEKLELKRDK
- the yihA gene encoding ribosome biogenesis GTP-binding protein YihA/YsxC, yielding MHIKSSEFLMSNSDVTKCPKDRLPEYAFIGRSNVGKSSLINMLMLRKSLAKTSGRPGKTQLINHFIINKSWYLVDLPGYGYARVSKSSKKVFQKFITNYFEKREQMVLAFVLVDCRHEPQPIDLEFMEWMGESGIPFNIIFTKADKEKPKALERNIEVYTKKMLETWEEMPQYFVTSASESTGRDEVLKYINKLNSSIQASEF
- a CDS encoding alpha/beta fold hydrolase; translation: MSHNLKKEGKFSYLEIGEGTPIVILHGLMGGLSNFDGVANFFPPIGYKILIPELPIYKMTLLRTNVKNFAKYVSQFIDHLGYDEVILLGNSLGGHIGLLCTKMYPEKVKALIITGSSGLYESAMGESYPKRGDYEYIKQKAENVFYDPAVATKEIVDDVYETVNDRNKLIRTLAIAKSAIRHNMAKDLPKMHTPTCIIWGKNDNVTPPEVAVEFDELLPDSELFWIDKCGHAAMMEHPNEFNKLLNSWLEKRKF
- the gldB gene encoding gliding motility lipoprotein GldB, encoding MALTNYNIFSTMKYWVLVILSVFLFSCNNESKVEKEIEKIPMDVEIIRFDKEFAHATLSDLPKLKAEFPAFFPKQYNDSIWVEKLTDTLQDQLEEEVLKLYSKDEVLNEVIVPLFQHIKYYFPNFETPLVIATTSDVDYRNKVILADNMLIIGLDNYLGADHHFYEGIDKYVSKEMKASQISPDIAETYARQYIKPPTKASFLGQIVYFGKELYLKDLWLPNISDAEKIGYTEEEYQWAEENEEYMWRYFVEKELLYSTDPKLGARFISPAPFSKFYLEIDNDSPGMLGRYLGWKIVRAYMENNDTDVQQLMVADAEEIFKNSKYKPKK
- the dnaG gene encoding DNA primase, with amino-acid sequence MISRITIDKIFETARVEEVIGDFVQLKKSGTNYKGLSPFTDERSPSFMVSPVKQIWKDFSSGKGGTVVSFLMEHEHFTYPEAIKFLAKKYGIEIEETEQTSEDKEQANERESLYLVSEFAKEYFHTTLLKTEEGKAIGLSYFKERGFTDETIKKFDLGYSPDSWDAFTSHAIKKGYKLEFLEKTGLSIVKEEKQFDRFKGRVMFPIVSMSGRTLGFGGRILTSDKKAAKYLNSPESDIYHKSKVLYGIFHAKQSIAKEDNCYLVEGYTDVIQFHQTGIHNVVSSSGTALTSEQIRLVNRLTKNITVLFDGDTAGLRASLRGIDLILEQGMNVKICTFPEGEDPDSFSRKNSLEELTLYLEENAKDFITFKASLLAKDAKNDPIKKSETIHDMVNSIAKIPDVIKREVYIKECSRIMDISEQVLFNTLAQVLRKEQKDASKRAEVPQEAFEVISSEKKIEKVDVQFQLEQKIIQLLLLYGDVEEDFEELIMETDEKGEIILKPEIHKSRVFEKIYLDLQEDEIEFMNPEFKDLYFEVVNRFNQNPEAKAETFVTELNPEMASAVTNFLMEEERYSLSDWERKEIYVKKKELTIAQMVSETILNLRRHLVSQKISELSEVMKQEDNPEKESGLQEIVDYISLKKVLSNKLNRVL